ACATGTTCTCATGtcacaaacactaacagagGAAAAGCTGAAGAATTGGGGGTCTGgacaccagcagctccttccCTCCGTCCAGCTCAGTGCTGCCCCCATGTGTCCATTCAAGTTGTATTCATCATCTCTTCCACAGAAAAAAACGTGACATTGTTGTTGTCCTGCACTGCTCAGTCGTTGTTTCCTGAGTTCTTCTGACGTGCCTGAGCCTGGCCACCACTTGTGGCGCACACAGTGGCCTCACACAGTGGAGTTCAAGAAGTCGAGAAGTTCTGCCCGATTCTTATCCCGctaacacaaaaaagaaaagacaggtGTGAGCCAGCAGAAACGAGGAATTCACAAACTATGCAAAGACAACTTCAGTCACTTCCTTGACAGATtacctgtttgtctttctttgacTTCTTAACCTTCATCTTGATCTTCTTCCCTGAGATCATGCTGTACTtgccttttttcctttccttcaagtactgaaagaaatgtatgaaatagAATTACCTGGTTGTTCTCAATTCAATGTGTAGCATTGCAACATGCTCATCTCTATCAGGAGGACTGGACTTCTGAATCCTACGTAATCCCATTAAATGGCTTTGAGATAAGAAATGAAGTGTGGTGTGTTTCAGAGAATGTCTTGTCGAGACTAAACAAGACGGAATCTAATCAGGTTCTCGTTCATTAGATTATTCTCCCTTTAGATTCGACAGATGAAGATGTGTGAAATGTCGCTATTTTAAGAATAAGGACAAATATATTCTGTATCTTATAATTCTCACGTCAAACCAGTAAAACATAAACACTCAAGTCTACCTGTGACCGCACtgatggaaaatacattttatgtattatatatacaaAACTAGTAGAAAACTATACTTGAGGAAACAATGTATGGATAGAATTCCTTGTCCAGTGAGAGTGTGAATGGACTGTTCCTGGATGATCCCCTACCTTGGAGATCTGTACAGGTCCCgagttttcctctcctccttttgctttcttctcttttttacgTTTTTGAcgcttttctttcttccctttctgcttcagaaaacaaaataagtTGTAATACTTAGTTTCTTGGTCAGTGACTTAAACAAAATTAACGAAGCCAAATATGAGAaaaaataattacttttttgggttgtttctcctttttccttttcttcgaTTCCTTTCTAGATTTACTGCGGGAgtctaaaaacaaaaacataaaaacaacacattgagTCCGATCTAACCACTGATATTAATAATGATGTAACCAAGACATTAGACTGATTCTGAATTCATtggtaaaaacattttaagaagAATTTATTAGAGCTTTGTGTAGCTGTGTAACAGACTTTGGATTGTACACTTACCACTGCTACTCGAGCTACTTCGACTGCCACTGGACGAATGTGAGGAACCCGATGAagacgacgatgatgatgaggatgaagatgacgaAGATGAACTTGAAGAAGATGACGAAGAAGATCGACTACGGCTGCGCTTCCGCTTCTTTTTTTCTCGCACTGGAGAAGAAAAccaaaaaaggcaaaaagacAGATGATATAAATTTGAGCATAGTCTATGTGGCAAAAGTTGAATAAAACAGACAATCAACAACAATAACCAATATTGATGACATTATTCTTCTATTTCAAACTTGGTTTCTTCTATTCTTTTGCGCCACAATATTCGGAGCCCTACATCCCACCTCAcattgacagagagagacagtaaagactattttaagttttggaGACGACATGTTTACACACAGGCTGAGACACAGCGACACGGTGGATGTCACACTAATCAAACGCTCGAAGCGACAGtgagtttctgtgtttgtggtcGTCTTGCCTCCGCTTGTTGATCTCCTCCGTTCCCTCTCCTCCgtcctggagctggagctggacacTCTGCACTCGGCTCTCGTTGACTGGAAACcaaaacacatgtttaaatCAGGGGCGGGGCAGAACAATCCCCCCCAGAAAGCATCAAAACAACCCAATACTGACACTTGTTTATGTTTCATCAATAGTTtcactacacgcacacacacaaaacactgatcATCACATATTGGCTCATGTCAGGTTTACGTCAGGGATGCAGACGTGTTCTCTGTTGTTGTAACTCATGACCATGAACCTGACAACGTCATA
This genomic window from Platichthys flesus chromosome 18, fPlaFle2.1, whole genome shotgun sequence contains:
- the si:ch211-22i13.2 gene encoding ADP-ribosylation factor-like protein 6-interacting protein 4 isoform X2; this encodes MSTRAECRVSSSSSRTEERERRRSTSGVREKKKRKRSRSRSSSSSSSSSSSSSSSSSSSSSSSGSSHSSSGSRSSSSSSDSRSKSRKESKKRKKEKQPKKKGKKEKRQKRKKEKKAKGGEENSGPVQISKYLKERKKGKYSMISGKKIKMKVKKSKKDKQRDKNRAELLDFLNSTV
- the si:ch211-22i13.2 gene encoding pinin isoform X1 — protein: MSTRAECRVSSSSSRTEERERRRSTSGVREKKKRKRSRSRSSSSSSSSSSSSSSSSSSSSSSSGSSHSSSGSRSSSSSSDSRSKSRKESKKRKKEKQPKKQKGKKEKRQKRKKEKKAKGGEENSGPVQISKYLKERKKGKYSMISGKKIKMKVKKSKKDKQRDKNRAELLDFLNSTV